The following are encoded together in the Acidobacteriota bacterium genome:
- a CDS encoding ABC transporter ATP-binding protein, with protein MDGVPVYDHLLEIRALRTFFFTRGGVVRAVNDVSLHLDEGEVLGLVGESGCGKTMTALSILKLVDPPGRIVGGEVRLRGRDLLLLSEDEIRRVRGGSISMIFQEAGAALNPVLTVGFQIAETAMVHLGIRKKEAMSLAVKMLEEVRIPDAARRARGYPHQLSGGMKQRAMIAMALVCRPSILIADEPTTALDVTIQAEILDLLARLREEYRLTILLITHDLGVVAEIADRVAVMYAGKIVEEAAAPDFFREPRHPYSEGLLRAMRKDAGTRAARRLAAIEGAVPDLLRPPAGCLFSPRCGDAFDACAERHPPLVRSIGARSRGPAAARRAAAPGGTPPSDAFARKVACFQFDALPDASRSPDGAGWDAERGR; from the coding sequence ATCGACGGCGTTCCGGTCTACGACCATCTCCTCGAGATCCGCGCGCTCAGGACTTTCTTCTTCACGAGGGGCGGCGTCGTCCGGGCGGTGAACGACGTCTCGCTGCACCTCGACGAAGGCGAGGTGCTGGGCCTCGTCGGCGAATCGGGATGCGGCAAGACGATGACCGCCCTCTCGATCCTCAAGCTCGTCGATCCCCCCGGCCGCATCGTCGGGGGCGAGGTCCGTCTCCGCGGGCGGGATCTCCTGCTGCTGAGCGAGGACGAGATCCGGCGCGTTCGCGGCGGATCGATCTCGATGATCTTCCAGGAGGCGGGCGCCGCGCTGAACCCCGTCCTCACCGTCGGCTTCCAGATCGCCGAGACCGCGATGGTGCACCTCGGCATCCGAAAGAAGGAGGCGATGAGCCTGGCCGTGAAGATGCTCGAGGAGGTCCGCATCCCCGACGCGGCGCGGCGGGCCCGCGGGTACCCGCACCAGCTCTCCGGCGGGATGAAGCAGCGCGCGATGATCGCCATGGCCCTCGTCTGCCGTCCCTCGATCCTGATCGCCGACGAGCCGACGACGGCCCTCGACGTCACGATCCAGGCCGAGATCCTCGATCTCCTCGCGCGCCTGCGGGAGGAATATCGCCTGACGATTCTGCTCATCACTCACGATCTGGGCGTCGTGGCCGAGATCGCCGATCGCGTCGCGGTCATGTACGCCGGCAAGATCGTCGAGGAAGCCGCCGCACCCGACTTCTTCCGTGAGCCGAGGCATCCCTACTCGGAGGGCCTGCTCCGCGCGATGCGGAAGGATGCGGGAACCCGCGCCGCGCGGCGCCTGGCCGCGATCGAGGGGGCGGTCCCCGATCTCCTCCGACCCCCGGCAGGATGCCTCTTCTCGCCGCGGTGCGGGGACGCCTTCGACGCGTGCGCCGAGCGCCACCCGCCCCTCGTCCGATCGATCGGAGCCCGCTCGCGCGGCCCCGCCGCGGCCCGACGCGCCGCGGCCCCGGGCGGGACGCCGCCGTCGGACGCGTTCGCGCGCAAGGTGGCCTGCTTCCAGTTCGACGCTCTCCCCGACGCGTCGCGCTCCCCGGACGGGGCGGGATGGGATGCCGAACGTGGCCGGTGA